The segment CGGCCATGACGTCGTATTTGTTCTTGATGTAGGCGTCGAAGTCCTCGATGTAGTACATGGTCGAGGTAACGCGCTTGAAATCGCCGCCGTGTTTGCCGCGGACAGCCCACTCGGCGTTCGGGTCATGCTCGTGCATCTCGGGCAGCGTCACCGGCTCCATCATCTGGGCGATGGAGGCGTCGGACAGGATCTGGCACGGATTGCGGTACTCGTCGGCCTTGTCGAAGGCGAGCTGGATGAGGTCCACGCTCTCCTGCACCGAAGCCGGTGCGTAGACGAGCGTGCGATAATCGCCATGGCCGCCGCCGCGGGTGGCCTGCCAGTAGTCGCTCTGGGCCTGGAAGATGTCGCCCAGGCCGGAGCCGTACCGCTGCACGTCGATGAAGACCGCCGGAAGCTCGGCCGAAGCGATGTAGGAGATACCCTCCTGGAGCAGGCTGTAGCCGGGACCGGAGGAGCTGGTCATCGCGCGGAAGCCAGCAGCGGCCGCCCCGTACACCATATTGATGCCGGAAAGCTCGGACTCGGCCTGGATGAACGTGCCGCCCGCCTCGGGCAGACGCCAGGAAAGATACTCCAGGATTTCGCTCTGGGGGGTTATCGGGTAGCCGCCGAAAAACCGGCAACCGGCGCGAA is part of the Desulfovibrio sp. Fe33 genome and harbors:
- the vorB gene encoding 3-methyl-2-oxobutanoate dehydrogenase subunit VorB codes for the protein MPRRLMKGNDALSEAAVRAGCRFFGGYPITPQSEILEYLSWRLPEAGGTFIQAESELSGINMVYGAAAAGFRAMTSSSGPGYSLLQEGISYIASAELPAVFIDVQRYGSGLGDIFQAQSDYWQATRGGGHGDYRTLVYAPASVQESVDLIQLAFDKADEYRNPCQILSDASIAQMMEPVTLPEMHEHDPNAEWAVRGKHGGDFKRVTSTMYYIEDFDAYIKNKYDVMAEREQRWESVQVEDADLVLVAYGISSRICKEAVKIARAQGIRLGLLRPITLWPFPVKGFAEVNPDVKAYLSVELTSLPKMAEDVKLACEMKAPVEIFLGGAKIPESTAIVERAVSILKEQR